A window from Culex pipiens pallens isolate TS chromosome 3, TS_CPP_V2, whole genome shotgun sequence encodes these proteins:
- the LOC120420093 gene encoding uncharacterized protein LOC120420093 isoform X3, translating to MTMTIQSNLDSPRMHHQHHQQQSHRAAMEHGQQQQQHRFHQHDPAYNITSAEGDEYNSDNSIAVLQHHHRYMPSNSSSSCDNTKHHPGPGSSSAGHGSCDENTPSVLDINLDTKKIALTNAANNSRLNSPARFENERKYTNHIEVYSDNSTNKLEEEISEDDRGPPLPPRPAPRTRTLQRAESAPTTSGVRKYVIWCLICGGISCLLGILFLGIYFLLRSYTSTVGYFETVPTFVPATLLMVTGICIMSLARRRNRYSYLIKLSGACGLASALTCALVTVTTTVLHMSRLQVLRECEYTQKTRTCTCYSVTADKQAEGVDDNVRFVFDSTADCGVVHGALYSCLRAVFGLSVAGVLVAVFSCMLVYQLLSHERKKMYWEQLELRCRSLYSGQQGPTVLPSGPMLGGGRNGNCRCCEQCHAHRNVLPSAYPWEGDQRFWTPGQAGNFYSPNPGGEENTGNSRLNGQNGRRMPGWSWPRMPWQRNDSQRMSPHSPDSQYGFSNRTNGADQAALAAAQPRYNVIEQQYGIWGPPPPYSDPNSPARRGRYQYIHPAQCQVMPFNAEANAPPSNIAILECHQHPMATVENHSIQQQYNNPVQQNGNAAFRNPAKRQQAFKPTAAAKDNYENTPSDSDVPRDRFSNTLPLRKTKKRVEAGAKSIGPNQPAPRVNVQNVFNSNAPNGQQHSVETSENEYNEPTHPNNEPGCSSQPAPTHAKTRRIKAGVENTGFQTVEALEAEGKIMEPTESEVYFADVSSCCNMSVKNDNYYEDANQRRKSMKDKNKQIEQDQQQQQADDYIAQRFGKREPSVRSRLPFPQIIPETYEKPMVMPRPSLMHKDISRQSMCSVESGEKTDYTDLSPATPSTNFPSVVTYPSASSQQDARQSVSPSIPSVADFASEPNSSNFIASYPYSSNEQSQEAHRRSTKNLQDIFLAPDSQYEDMSAQFGYLPPSKPLPSSQTSSISFQHQHPTVAQQQSQQQLKPKSPKNLNITPIKRQSLGTNISSIIQNLSGSESGLLYPDGRHSSQDPSGSNNASTNTNPGGPSGLRSLDLVGRNAHDDSDDDDDVTSIEDNDDRKRL from the exons ATGACCATGACGATTCAGTCGAATCTGGACTCGCCCAGGATgcaccaccaacaccaccagcagcagtcgCATCGTGCCGCCATGGAACatggacagcagcagcagcagcacaggtTCCATCAGCACGATCCGGCCTACAACATAACCAGTGCCGAGGGCGATGAGTACAACAGTGACAACAGCATAGCCGTGCTGCAGCATCACCACCGGTACATGCCCTCGAACAGTTCCAGCTCCTGTGATAATACCAAACACCATCCGGGACCGGGTTCCAGCAGTGCCGGACACGGTTCCTGCGACGAGAATACGCCCAGTGTGCTGGACATTAACCTAGATACTAAGAAGATTGCATTAACAAATGCGGCCAACAACTCGAGACTGAATAGCCCCGCCAGGTTTGAGAACGAGCGCAAGTACACGAACCACATCGAGGTGTACAGCGACAACAGCACCAACAAGCTGGAGGAGGAGATCTCCGAGGACGACCGGGGGCCACCGTTGCCGCCAAGGCCGGCGCCGCGAACGCGAACCCTGCAGCGAGCTGAGAGTG CTCCCACGACGTCCGGCGTGCGGAAGTACGTCATCTGGTGCCTGATATGTGGTGGAATCTCCTGCCTGCTGGGAATCCTCTTCCTGGGGATCTACTTCCTGCTCAGGTCGTACACCAGCACCGTTGGGTACTTTGAGACGGTTCCGACGTTCGTGCCGGCCACGCTG CTTATGGTCACCGGAATTTGTATCATGAGTCTAGCCAGGAGGCGGAATCGATACAGTTACTTG ATCAAACTGTCCGGCGCGTGCGGGCTCGCTTCCGCCCTGACCTGTGCCCTGGTCACCGTCACCACGACCGTACTCCACATGAGCCGTCTGCAGGTACTTCGCGAGTGCGAATACACGCAAAAGACCCGCACCTGCACGTGCTACTCCGTGACGGCGGACAAACAGGCCGAGGGTGTCGACGACAACGTGCGCTTCGTGTTCGATTCGACGGCCGATTGCGGAGTCGTTCATGGGGCACTGTACTCGTGTCTGCGGGCCGTGTTTGGACTGTCCGTGGCCGGGGTGCTGGTGGCGGTGTTCAGCTGCATGTTGGTGTACCAGCTGTTGAGTCACGAACGCAAGAAGATGTACTGGGAACAGCTGGAACTGCGGTGCCGTTCGTTGTACTCGGGCCAGCAAGGACCGACGGTGCTTCCGTCGGGACCGATGCTGGGTGGGGGACGGAATGGAAATTGCAGGTGCTGCGAGCAGTGCCACGCCCATCGGAATGTGCTTCCATCGGCTTACCCGTGGGAGGGGGACCAGCGGTTCTGGACGCCCGGCCAGGCGGGGAACTTTTATTCGCCCAATCCGGGCGGAGAGGAGAACACGGGGAACAGTAGGTTGAATGGCCAAAATGGGCGACGAATGCCCGGTTGGAGTTGGCCTAGGATGCCATGGCAGAGAAATGACTCCCAGCGAATGTCCCCGCACAGTCCGGATTCCCAGTACGGGTTTTCAAACCGGACGAACGGAGCAGATCAAGCAGCGCTTGCCGCAGCTCAGCCAAGGTACAATGTAATTGAGCAGCAGTACGGCATCTGGGGTCCACCCCCACCGTACAGTGATCCAAATAGTCCGGCCCGCCGTGGCCGTTATCAGTACATCCATCCAGCACAGTGCCAAGTAATGCCCTTTAATGCTGAGGCGAATGCTCCACCGAGTAACATCGCAATTCTGGAGTGCCACCAACACCCGATGGCGACGGTTGAGAACCATTCCATCCAACAGCAGTACAACAATCCGGTCCAACAGAACGGTAATGCCGCCTTCCGGAATCCAGCCAAGCGGCAGCAAGCGTTCAAGCCTACAGCCGCCGCTAAAGATAACTACGAGAATACCCCATCGGACAGTGACGTTCCGAGGGATCGATTCTCAAACACACTTCCTCTGCGAAAAACCAAAAAGCGCGTGGAAGCGGGTGCGAAGAGCATCGGACCAAACCAACCGGCCCCGCGGGTCAACGTGCAGAACGTGTTCAACTCAAACGCACCCAACGGACAGCAACACTCGGTTGAGACGTCCGAAAACGAGTACAATGAACCGACGCACCCGAACAATGAACCGGGTTGCAGCAGTCAACCTGCGCCGACGCACGCCAAGACGAGACGGATCAAGGCCGGCGTAGAGAACACCGGATTCCAAACGGTGGAAGCTCTCGAAGCGGAAGGTAAAATCATGGAACCGACCGAGTCGGAAGTGTACTTTGCGGATGTGAGCAGCTGCTGCAACATGTCCGTGAAGAACGATAACTACTACGAGGACGCGAACCAAAGACGGAAGAGTATGAAGGACAAGAACAAGCAGATCGAGCAGgatcagcagcaacagcaagcgGACGATTACATCGCGCAACGCTTCGGCAAGCGAGAACCGTCCGTGCGGAGTCGGTTGCCCTTCCCGCAGATCATTCCGGAGACGTACGAGAAGCCGATGGTGATGCCACGGCCCTCGCTTATGCATAAGGATATCTCCCGCCAGAGCATGTGTTCAGTGGAGTCGGGCGAAAAGACCGACTATACGGATCTGTCTCCGGCCACTCCCAGTACAAACTTTCCCTCAGTAGTAACATATCCGTCGGCATCGTCGCAGCAAGATGCTCGCCAGTCGGTCAGTCCTTCGATTCCGAGTGTCGCGGACTTTGCGTCCGAGCCCAACAGTTCCAACTTTATTGCCTCGTACCCGTACTCGTCGAACGAGCAGAGTCAGGAAGCGCACCGGCGCTCGACCAAGAACCTGCAGGACATCTTCCTGGCACCCGACTCGCAGTACGAG GACATGTCCGCCCAGTTTGGCTACCTCCCGCCGAGCAAACCGCTGCCATCGTCGCAGACATCCTCCATCAGCTTCCAGCACCAGCATCCGACGGTGGCGCAGCAGCAATCCCAGCAGCAGCTGAAGCCCAAATCGCCCAAAAATCTCAACATCACTCCGATCAAGCGACAAAGCTTGGGGACCAACATTAGCTCGATCATACAGAACCTCAGCGGAAGCGAGTCCGGGCTGCTCTACCCGGACGGACGCCACAGCTCTCAGGATCCATCCGGAAGCAACAATGCCAGCACCAACACCAACCCCGGTGGACCAAGCGGACTGCGCAGTCTGGACCTGGTCGGACGGAACGCCCACGACGAttctgacgacgacgacgacgttacCAGCATCGAGGATAATGACGACCGGAAGCGGTTGTGA
- the LOC120420093 gene encoding uncharacterized protein LOC120420093 isoform X2 has translation MTMTIQSNLDSPRMHHQHHQQQSHRAAMEHGQQQQQHRFHQHDPAYNITSAEGDEYNSDNSIAVLQHHHRYMPSNSSSSCDNTKHHPGPGSSSAGHGSCDENTPSVLDINLDTKKIALTNAANNSRLNSPARFENERKYTNHIEVYSDNSTNKLEEEISEDDRGPPLPPRPAPRTRTLQRAESAPTTSGVRKYVIWCLICGGISCLLGILFLGIYFLLRSYTSTVGYFETVPTFVPATLLMVTGICIMSLARRRNRYSYLIKLSGACGLASALTCALVTVTTTVLHMSRLQVLRECEYTQKTRTCTCYSVTADKQAEGVDDNVRFVFDSTADCGVVHGALYSCLRAVFGLSVAGVLVAVFSCMLVYQLLSHERKKMYWEQLELRCRSLYSGQQGPTVLPSGPMLGGGRNGNCRCCEQCHAHRNVLPSAYPWEGDQRFWTPGQAGNFYSPNPGGEENTGNSRLNGQNGRRMPGWSWPRMPWQRNDSQRMSPHSPDSQYGFSNRTNGADQAALAAAQPRYNVIEQQYGIWGPPPPYSDPNSPARRGRYQYIHPAQCQVMPFNAEANAPPSNIAILECHQHPMATVENHSIQQQYNNPVQQNGNAAFRNPAKRQQAFKPTAAAKDNYENTPSDSDVPRDRFSNTLPLRKTKKRVEAGAKSIGPNQPAPRVNVQNVFNSNAPNGQQHSVETSENEYNEPTHPNNEPGCSSQPAPTHAKTRRIKAGVENTGFQTVEALEAEGKIMEPTESEVYFADVSSCCNMSVKNDNYYEDANQRRKSMKDKNKQIEQDQQQQQADDYIAQRFGKREPSVRSRLPFPQIIPETYEKPMVMPRPSLMHKDISRQSMCSVESGEKTDYTDLSPATPSTNFPSVVTYPSASSQQDARQSVSPSIPSVADFASEPNSSNFIASYPYSSNEQSQEAHRRSTKNLQDIFLAPDSQYEQDMSAQFGYLPPSKPLPSSQTSSISFQHQHPTVAQQQSQQQLKPKSPKNLNITPIKRQSLGTNISSIIQNLSGSESGLLYPDGRHSSQDPSGSNNASTNTNPGGPSGLRSLDLVGRNAHDDSDDDDDVTSIEDNDDRKRL, from the exons ATGACCATGACGATTCAGTCGAATCTGGACTCGCCCAGGATgcaccaccaacaccaccagcagcagtcgCATCGTGCCGCCATGGAACatggacagcagcagcagcagcacaggtTCCATCAGCACGATCCGGCCTACAACATAACCAGTGCCGAGGGCGATGAGTACAACAGTGACAACAGCATAGCCGTGCTGCAGCATCACCACCGGTACATGCCCTCGAACAGTTCCAGCTCCTGTGATAATACCAAACACCATCCGGGACCGGGTTCCAGCAGTGCCGGACACGGTTCCTGCGACGAGAATACGCCCAGTGTGCTGGACATTAACCTAGATACTAAGAAGATTGCATTAACAAATGCGGCCAACAACTCGAGACTGAATAGCCCCGCCAGGTTTGAGAACGAGCGCAAGTACACGAACCACATCGAGGTGTACAGCGACAACAGCACCAACAAGCTGGAGGAGGAGATCTCCGAGGACGACCGGGGGCCACCGTTGCCGCCAAGGCCGGCGCCGCGAACGCGAACCCTGCAGCGAGCTGAGAGTG CTCCCACGACGTCCGGCGTGCGGAAGTACGTCATCTGGTGCCTGATATGTGGTGGAATCTCCTGCCTGCTGGGAATCCTCTTCCTGGGGATCTACTTCCTGCTCAGGTCGTACACCAGCACCGTTGGGTACTTTGAGACGGTTCCGACGTTCGTGCCGGCCACGCTG CTTATGGTCACCGGAATTTGTATCATGAGTCTAGCCAGGAGGCGGAATCGATACAGTTACTTG ATCAAACTGTCCGGCGCGTGCGGGCTCGCTTCCGCCCTGACCTGTGCCCTGGTCACCGTCACCACGACCGTACTCCACATGAGCCGTCTGCAGGTACTTCGCGAGTGCGAATACACGCAAAAGACCCGCACCTGCACGTGCTACTCCGTGACGGCGGACAAACAGGCCGAGGGTGTCGACGACAACGTGCGCTTCGTGTTCGATTCGACGGCCGATTGCGGAGTCGTTCATGGGGCACTGTACTCGTGTCTGCGGGCCGTGTTTGGACTGTCCGTGGCCGGGGTGCTGGTGGCGGTGTTCAGCTGCATGTTGGTGTACCAGCTGTTGAGTCACGAACGCAAGAAGATGTACTGGGAACAGCTGGAACTGCGGTGCCGTTCGTTGTACTCGGGCCAGCAAGGACCGACGGTGCTTCCGTCGGGACCGATGCTGGGTGGGGGACGGAATGGAAATTGCAGGTGCTGCGAGCAGTGCCACGCCCATCGGAATGTGCTTCCATCGGCTTACCCGTGGGAGGGGGACCAGCGGTTCTGGACGCCCGGCCAGGCGGGGAACTTTTATTCGCCCAATCCGGGCGGAGAGGAGAACACGGGGAACAGTAGGTTGAATGGCCAAAATGGGCGACGAATGCCCGGTTGGAGTTGGCCTAGGATGCCATGGCAGAGAAATGACTCCCAGCGAATGTCCCCGCACAGTCCGGATTCCCAGTACGGGTTTTCAAACCGGACGAACGGAGCAGATCAAGCAGCGCTTGCCGCAGCTCAGCCAAGGTACAATGTAATTGAGCAGCAGTACGGCATCTGGGGTCCACCCCCACCGTACAGTGATCCAAATAGTCCGGCCCGCCGTGGCCGTTATCAGTACATCCATCCAGCACAGTGCCAAGTAATGCCCTTTAATGCTGAGGCGAATGCTCCACCGAGTAACATCGCAATTCTGGAGTGCCACCAACACCCGATGGCGACGGTTGAGAACCATTCCATCCAACAGCAGTACAACAATCCGGTCCAACAGAACGGTAATGCCGCCTTCCGGAATCCAGCCAAGCGGCAGCAAGCGTTCAAGCCTACAGCCGCCGCTAAAGATAACTACGAGAATACCCCATCGGACAGTGACGTTCCGAGGGATCGATTCTCAAACACACTTCCTCTGCGAAAAACCAAAAAGCGCGTGGAAGCGGGTGCGAAGAGCATCGGACCAAACCAACCGGCCCCGCGGGTCAACGTGCAGAACGTGTTCAACTCAAACGCACCCAACGGACAGCAACACTCGGTTGAGACGTCCGAAAACGAGTACAATGAACCGACGCACCCGAACAATGAACCGGGTTGCAGCAGTCAACCTGCGCCGACGCACGCCAAGACGAGACGGATCAAGGCCGGCGTAGAGAACACCGGATTCCAAACGGTGGAAGCTCTCGAAGCGGAAGGTAAAATCATGGAACCGACCGAGTCGGAAGTGTACTTTGCGGATGTGAGCAGCTGCTGCAACATGTCCGTGAAGAACGATAACTACTACGAGGACGCGAACCAAAGACGGAAGAGTATGAAGGACAAGAACAAGCAGATCGAGCAGgatcagcagcaacagcaagcgGACGATTACATCGCGCAACGCTTCGGCAAGCGAGAACCGTCCGTGCGGAGTCGGTTGCCCTTCCCGCAGATCATTCCGGAGACGTACGAGAAGCCGATGGTGATGCCACGGCCCTCGCTTATGCATAAGGATATCTCCCGCCAGAGCATGTGTTCAGTGGAGTCGGGCGAAAAGACCGACTATACGGATCTGTCTCCGGCCACTCCCAGTACAAACTTTCCCTCAGTAGTAACATATCCGTCGGCATCGTCGCAGCAAGATGCTCGCCAGTCGGTCAGTCCTTCGATTCCGAGTGTCGCGGACTTTGCGTCCGAGCCCAACAGTTCCAACTTTATTGCCTCGTACCCGTACTCGTCGAACGAGCAGAGTCAGGAAGCGCACCGGCGCTCGACCAAGAACCTGCAGGACATCTTCCTGGCACCCGACTCGCAGTACGAG CAGGACATGTCCGCCCAGTTTGGCTACCTCCCGCCGAGCAAACCGCTGCCATCGTCGCAGACATCCTCCATCAGCTTCCAGCACCAGCATCCGACGGTGGCGCAGCAGCAATCCCAGCAGCAGCTGAAGCCCAAATCGCCCAAAAATCTCAACATCACTCCGATCAAGCGACAAAGCTTGGGGACCAACATTAGCTCGATCATACAGAACCTCAGCGGAAGCGAGTCCGGGCTGCTCTACCCGGACGGACGCCACAGCTCTCAGGATCCATCCGGAAGCAACAATGCCAGCACCAACACCAACCCCGGTGGACCAAGCGGACTGCGCAGTCTGGACCTGGTCGGACGGAACGCCCACGACGAttctgacgacgacgacgacgttacCAGCATCGAGGATAATGACGACCGGAAGCGGTTGTGA
- the LOC120420093 gene encoding uncharacterized protein LOC120420093 isoform X1 yields MTMTIQSNLDSPRMHHQHHQQQSHRAAMEHGQQQQQHRFHQHDPAYNITSAEGDEYNSDNSIAVLQHHHRYMPSNSSSSCDNTKHHPGPGSSSAGHGSCDENTPSVLDINLDTKKIALTNAANNSRLNSPARFENERKYTNHIEVYSDNSTNKLEEEISEDDRGPPLPPRPAPRTRTLQRAESAPTTSGVRKYVIWCLICGGISCLLGILFLGIYFLLRSYTSTVGYFETVPTFVPATLLMVTGICIMSLARRRNRYSYLIKLSGACGLASALTCALVTVTTTVLHMSRLQVLRECEYTQKTRTCTCYSVTADKQAEGVDDNVRFVFDSTADCGVVHGALYSCLRAVFGLSVAGVLVAVFSCMLVYQLLSHERKKMYWEQLELRCRSLYSGQQGPTVLPSGPMLGGGRNGNCRCCEQCHAHRNVLPSAYPWEGDQRFWTPGQAGNFYSPNPGGEENTGNSRLNGQNGRRMPGWSWPRMPWQRNDSQRMSPHSPDSQYGFSNRTNGADQAALAAAQPRYNVIEQQYGIWGPPPPYSDPNSPARRGRYQYIHPAQCQVMPFNAEANAPPSNIAILECHQHPMATVENHSIQQQYNNPVQQNGNAAFRNPAKRQQAFKPTAAAKDNYENTPSDSDVPRDRFSNTLPLRKTKKRVEAGAKSIGPNQPAPRVNVQNVFNSNAPNGQQHSVETSENEYNEPTHPNNEPGCSSQPAPTHAKTRRIKAGVENTGFQTVEALEAEGKIMEPTESEVYFADVSSCCNMSVKNDNYYEDANQRRKSMKDKNKQIEQDQQQQQADDYIAQRFGKREPSVRSRLPFPQIIPETYEKPMVMPRPSLMHKDISRQSMCSVESGEKTDYTDLSPATPSTNFPSVVTYPSASSQQDARQSVSPSIPSVADFASEPNSSNFIASYPYSSNEQSQEAHRRSTKNLQDIFLAPDSQYEVIKEPSVVVSKYNETTPLTLSYMTHQQDMSAQFGYLPPSKPLPSSQTSSISFQHQHPTVAQQQSQQQLKPKSPKNLNITPIKRQSLGTNISSIIQNLSGSESGLLYPDGRHSSQDPSGSNNASTNTNPGGPSGLRSLDLVGRNAHDDSDDDDDVTSIEDNDDRKRL; encoded by the exons ATGACCATGACGATTCAGTCGAATCTGGACTCGCCCAGGATgcaccaccaacaccaccagcagcagtcgCATCGTGCCGCCATGGAACatggacagcagcagcagcagcacaggtTCCATCAGCACGATCCGGCCTACAACATAACCAGTGCCGAGGGCGATGAGTACAACAGTGACAACAGCATAGCCGTGCTGCAGCATCACCACCGGTACATGCCCTCGAACAGTTCCAGCTCCTGTGATAATACCAAACACCATCCGGGACCGGGTTCCAGCAGTGCCGGACACGGTTCCTGCGACGAGAATACGCCCAGTGTGCTGGACATTAACCTAGATACTAAGAAGATTGCATTAACAAATGCGGCCAACAACTCGAGACTGAATAGCCCCGCCAGGTTTGAGAACGAGCGCAAGTACACGAACCACATCGAGGTGTACAGCGACAACAGCACCAACAAGCTGGAGGAGGAGATCTCCGAGGACGACCGGGGGCCACCGTTGCCGCCAAGGCCGGCGCCGCGAACGCGAACCCTGCAGCGAGCTGAGAGTG CTCCCACGACGTCCGGCGTGCGGAAGTACGTCATCTGGTGCCTGATATGTGGTGGAATCTCCTGCCTGCTGGGAATCCTCTTCCTGGGGATCTACTTCCTGCTCAGGTCGTACACCAGCACCGTTGGGTACTTTGAGACGGTTCCGACGTTCGTGCCGGCCACGCTG CTTATGGTCACCGGAATTTGTATCATGAGTCTAGCCAGGAGGCGGAATCGATACAGTTACTTG ATCAAACTGTCCGGCGCGTGCGGGCTCGCTTCCGCCCTGACCTGTGCCCTGGTCACCGTCACCACGACCGTACTCCACATGAGCCGTCTGCAGGTACTTCGCGAGTGCGAATACACGCAAAAGACCCGCACCTGCACGTGCTACTCCGTGACGGCGGACAAACAGGCCGAGGGTGTCGACGACAACGTGCGCTTCGTGTTCGATTCGACGGCCGATTGCGGAGTCGTTCATGGGGCACTGTACTCGTGTCTGCGGGCCGTGTTTGGACTGTCCGTGGCCGGGGTGCTGGTGGCGGTGTTCAGCTGCATGTTGGTGTACCAGCTGTTGAGTCACGAACGCAAGAAGATGTACTGGGAACAGCTGGAACTGCGGTGCCGTTCGTTGTACTCGGGCCAGCAAGGACCGACGGTGCTTCCGTCGGGACCGATGCTGGGTGGGGGACGGAATGGAAATTGCAGGTGCTGCGAGCAGTGCCACGCCCATCGGAATGTGCTTCCATCGGCTTACCCGTGGGAGGGGGACCAGCGGTTCTGGACGCCCGGCCAGGCGGGGAACTTTTATTCGCCCAATCCGGGCGGAGAGGAGAACACGGGGAACAGTAGGTTGAATGGCCAAAATGGGCGACGAATGCCCGGTTGGAGTTGGCCTAGGATGCCATGGCAGAGAAATGACTCCCAGCGAATGTCCCCGCACAGTCCGGATTCCCAGTACGGGTTTTCAAACCGGACGAACGGAGCAGATCAAGCAGCGCTTGCCGCAGCTCAGCCAAGGTACAATGTAATTGAGCAGCAGTACGGCATCTGGGGTCCACCCCCACCGTACAGTGATCCAAATAGTCCGGCCCGCCGTGGCCGTTATCAGTACATCCATCCAGCACAGTGCCAAGTAATGCCCTTTAATGCTGAGGCGAATGCTCCACCGAGTAACATCGCAATTCTGGAGTGCCACCAACACCCGATGGCGACGGTTGAGAACCATTCCATCCAACAGCAGTACAACAATCCGGTCCAACAGAACGGTAATGCCGCCTTCCGGAATCCAGCCAAGCGGCAGCAAGCGTTCAAGCCTACAGCCGCCGCTAAAGATAACTACGAGAATACCCCATCGGACAGTGACGTTCCGAGGGATCGATTCTCAAACACACTTCCTCTGCGAAAAACCAAAAAGCGCGTGGAAGCGGGTGCGAAGAGCATCGGACCAAACCAACCGGCCCCGCGGGTCAACGTGCAGAACGTGTTCAACTCAAACGCACCCAACGGACAGCAACACTCGGTTGAGACGTCCGAAAACGAGTACAATGAACCGACGCACCCGAACAATGAACCGGGTTGCAGCAGTCAACCTGCGCCGACGCACGCCAAGACGAGACGGATCAAGGCCGGCGTAGAGAACACCGGATTCCAAACGGTGGAAGCTCTCGAAGCGGAAGGTAAAATCATGGAACCGACCGAGTCGGAAGTGTACTTTGCGGATGTGAGCAGCTGCTGCAACATGTCCGTGAAGAACGATAACTACTACGAGGACGCGAACCAAAGACGGAAGAGTATGAAGGACAAGAACAAGCAGATCGAGCAGgatcagcagcaacagcaagcgGACGATTACATCGCGCAACGCTTCGGCAAGCGAGAACCGTCCGTGCGGAGTCGGTTGCCCTTCCCGCAGATCATTCCGGAGACGTACGAGAAGCCGATGGTGATGCCACGGCCCTCGCTTATGCATAAGGATATCTCCCGCCAGAGCATGTGTTCAGTGGAGTCGGGCGAAAAGACCGACTATACGGATCTGTCTCCGGCCACTCCCAGTACAAACTTTCCCTCAGTAGTAACATATCCGTCGGCATCGTCGCAGCAAGATGCTCGCCAGTCGGTCAGTCCTTCGATTCCGAGTGTCGCGGACTTTGCGTCCGAGCCCAACAGTTCCAACTTTATTGCCTCGTACCCGTACTCGTCGAACGAGCAGAGTCAGGAAGCGCACCGGCGCTCGACCAAGAACCTGCAGGACATCTTCCTGGCACCCGACTCGCAGTACGAGGTAATCAAGGAACCGTCCGTCGTCGTCAGTAAGTACAATGAAACCACCCCGCTAACTCTGTCCTACATGACCCACCAGCAGGACATGTCCGCCCAGTTTGGCTACCTCCCGCCGAGCAAACCGCTGCCATCGTCGCAGACATCCTCCATCAGCTTCCAGCACCAGCATCCGACGGTGGCGCAGCAGCAATCCCAGCAGCAGCTGAAGCCCAAATCGCCCAAAAATCTCAACATCACTCCGATCAAGCGACAAAGCTTGGGGACCAACATTAGCTCGATCATACAGAACCTCAGCGGAAGCGAGTCCGGGCTGCTCTACCCGGACGGACGCCACAGCTCTCAGGATCCATCCGGAAGCAACAATGCCAGCACCAACACCAACCCCGGTGGACCAAGCGGACTGCGCAGTCTGGACCTGGTCGGACGGAACGCCCACGACGAttctgacgacgacgacgacgttacCAGCATCGAGGATAATGACGACCGGAAGCGGTTGTGA